From one Bos taurus isolate L1 Dominette 01449 registration number 42190680 breed Hereford chromosome 24, ARS-UCD2.0, whole genome shotgun sequence genomic stretch:
- the METTL4 gene encoding N(6)-adenine-specific methyltransferase METTL4 isoform X1, giving the protein MSVVHELSPGWLLDHLAFINKISYELHQHHEPCCSKSRPTSVHLDSLHMDSVSSFGASATFVPSTSKPENDDRGNCEMFIQKYVFRSELFDISKPYITSANHKECQESKEKEDLVNDVKKEIFISINGKKRKRCVAFNQGELDAMEYHRKIRGLILDGSSQLIQEGLTSGFLHSCSEKLNKCSEPITLPLDTCNLSELCEMAKHLPFLNETELQTLQLMEDDTSVTEQDLFSRIVENTSSFTKIITLMGQKYLLPPKSSFLLSDISCMHPLLNCKKTYDVIVIDPPWQNKSVKRSNRYSYLSPLQIKQIPVPKLAAPSCLVVTWVTNRQKHLRFVKEELYPSWSVEVVAEWHWVKITSSGEFVFPLDSPHKKPYEGLILGRVREKAALLLSRNADVKELPIPDHKLIVSVPCTLHSHKPPLAEVLKDYIKPEGECLELFARNLQPGWTSWGNEVLKFQHMDYFVALKSKS; this is encoded by the exons ATGTCTGTGGTGCATGAGCTATCACCAGGATGGCTGCTGGATCACCTCGCTTTCATTAACAAGATAAGCTATGAACTTCACCAGCATCATGAGCCTTGTTGTAGTAAAAGCCGGCCTACTTCTGTTCACCTTGATTCTCTTCACATGGATTCTGTGTCCTCTTTTGGAGCCTCTGCTACATTTGTTCCTTCTACCAGTAAGCCAGAGAATGATGATAGAGGAAATTGTGAAATGTTCATACAGAAATATGTATTTCGATCTGAACTCTTTGATATCAGCAAACCTTATATAACTTCCGCTAATCACAAAGAGTgccaagaaagtaaagaaaaggaagatcTAGTAAATGATGTTAAGAAAGAAATCTTCATTTCTATTAATGGCAAG AAGCGTAAGAGATGTGTTGCTTTCAATCAAGGTGAACTGGATGCTATGGAATACCACAGAAAG ATCAGGGGGCTGATTTTGGATGGATCTTCACAGTTAATCCAAGAAGGTCTCACAAGTGGCTTTCTTCATTCATGTTCTGAAAAACTGAACAAGTGCAGTGAGCCCATTACTTTACCGCTTGATACCTGTAATTTGTCAGAATTATGTGAAATGGCAAAGCATTTGCCTTTTCTGAATGAGACGGAACTTCAGACGTTACAGTTGATGGAAGATGATACCTCTGTTACAGAGCAGGATTTATTTTCACGGATAGTTGAGAATACCTCTAGCTTTACAAAAATTATTACTTTAATGGGACAGAAATACCTGCTGCCACCAAAAAGCAGTTTTCTTTTGTCTGACATTTCTTGTATGCACCCACTTCTGAACT GTAAGAAAACATATGATGTGATTGTGATAGATCCACCATGGCAGAACAAATCGGTTAAAAGAAGTAACAG atATAGTTATTTATCACCACTGCAGATAAAGCAGATCCCTGTCCCTAAGCTGGCTGCTCCAAGCTGTCTTGTTGTTACGTGGGTGACAAATAGACAGAAGCACCTGCGTTTTGTCAAGGAAGAGCTTTACCCGTCTTGGTCTGTGGAGGTAGTTGCTGAATGGCACTGGGTAAAA ATCACCAGTTCAGGAGAGTTTGTGTTCCCATTAGATTCTCCACACAAAAAGCCTTATGAAGGTCTTATATTGGGAAGAGTTCGAGAAAAAGCTGCTTTACTGTTAAG TAGGAATGCAGATGTAAAAGAGCTGCCCATTCCAGACCACAAGTTAATTGTCAGTGTGCCCTGTACGCTCCATTCACATAAGCCACCTCTTGCTG AGGTTCTAAAAGACTATATCAAGCCAGAGGGAGAATGTTTGGAATTGTTTGCTCGAAATTTACAGCCGGGTTGGACTAGTTGGGGCAATGAAGTTCTCAAATTTCAACACATGGATTATTTTGTTGCTCTGAAGTCTAAAAGCTGA
- the METTL4 gene encoding N(6)-adenine-specific methyltransferase METTL4 isoform X2, translated as MSVVHELSPGWLLDHLAFINKISYELHQHHEPCCSKSRPTSVHLDSLHMDSVSSFGASATFVPSTSKPENDDRGNCEMFIQKYVFRSELFDISKPYITSANHKECQESKEKEDLVNDVKKEIFISINGKKRKRCVAFNQGELDAMEYHRKIRGLILDGSSQLIQEGLTSGFLHSCSEKLNKCSEPITLPLDTCNLSELCEMAKHLPFLNETELQTLQLMEDDTSVTEQDLFSRIVENTSSFTKIITLMGQKYLLPPKSSFLLSDISCMHPLLNCKKTYDVIVIDPPWQNKSVKRSNRYSYLSPLQIKQIPVPKLAAPSCLVVTWVTNRQKHLRFVKEELYPSWSVEVVAEWHWVKITSSGEFVFPLDSPHKKPYEGLILGRVREKAALLLRNADVKELPIPDHKLIVSVPCTLHSHKPPLAEVLKDYIKPEGECLELFARNLQPGWTSWGNEVLKFQHMDYFVALKSKS; from the exons ATGTCTGTGGTGCATGAGCTATCACCAGGATGGCTGCTGGATCACCTCGCTTTCATTAACAAGATAAGCTATGAACTTCACCAGCATCATGAGCCTTGTTGTAGTAAAAGCCGGCCTACTTCTGTTCACCTTGATTCTCTTCACATGGATTCTGTGTCCTCTTTTGGAGCCTCTGCTACATTTGTTCCTTCTACCAGTAAGCCAGAGAATGATGATAGAGGAAATTGTGAAATGTTCATACAGAAATATGTATTTCGATCTGAACTCTTTGATATCAGCAAACCTTATATAACTTCCGCTAATCACAAAGAGTgccaagaaagtaaagaaaaggaagatcTAGTAAATGATGTTAAGAAAGAAATCTTCATTTCTATTAATGGCAAG AAGCGTAAGAGATGTGTTGCTTTCAATCAAGGTGAACTGGATGCTATGGAATACCACAGAAAG ATCAGGGGGCTGATTTTGGATGGATCTTCACAGTTAATCCAAGAAGGTCTCACAAGTGGCTTTCTTCATTCATGTTCTGAAAAACTGAACAAGTGCAGTGAGCCCATTACTTTACCGCTTGATACCTGTAATTTGTCAGAATTATGTGAAATGGCAAAGCATTTGCCTTTTCTGAATGAGACGGAACTTCAGACGTTACAGTTGATGGAAGATGATACCTCTGTTACAGAGCAGGATTTATTTTCACGGATAGTTGAGAATACCTCTAGCTTTACAAAAATTATTACTTTAATGGGACAGAAATACCTGCTGCCACCAAAAAGCAGTTTTCTTTTGTCTGACATTTCTTGTATGCACCCACTTCTGAACT GTAAGAAAACATATGATGTGATTGTGATAGATCCACCATGGCAGAACAAATCGGTTAAAAGAAGTAACAG atATAGTTATTTATCACCACTGCAGATAAAGCAGATCCCTGTCCCTAAGCTGGCTGCTCCAAGCTGTCTTGTTGTTACGTGGGTGACAAATAGACAGAAGCACCTGCGTTTTGTCAAGGAAGAGCTTTACCCGTCTTGGTCTGTGGAGGTAGTTGCTGAATGGCACTGGGTAAAA ATCACCAGTTCAGGAGAGTTTGTGTTCCCATTAGATTCTCCACACAAAAAGCCTTATGAAGGTCTTATATTGGGAAGAGTTCGAGAAAAAGCTGCTTTACTGTTAAG GAATGCAGATGTAAAAGAGCTGCCCATTCCAGACCACAAGTTAATTGTCAGTGTGCCCTGTACGCTCCATTCACATAAGCCACCTCTTGCTG AGGTTCTAAAAGACTATATCAAGCCAGAGGGAGAATGTTTGGAATTGTTTGCTCGAAATTTACAGCCGGGTTGGACTAGTTGGGGCAATGAAGTTCTCAAATTTCAACACATGGATTATTTTGTTGCTCTGAAGTCTAAAAGCTGA